In Castor canadensis chromosome 11, mCasCan1.hap1v2, whole genome shotgun sequence, a single genomic region encodes these proteins:
- the Rnf227 gene encoding RING finger protein 227, giving the protein MQLLVRVPSLPERGELDCNICYRPFNLGSRAPRRLTGTARARCGHTLCTACLRELAARGDGGGAAARVVRLRRVVTCPFCRAISPLPRGGVTEVALDPGVWAQLEEKARTERERDEAGCPVKESGDADGEADDEEQECEKGAGPRSAGWRAFRRLWDRVLAPARRWRRPLPSNVLYCPEIKDIAHMTRYTL; this is encoded by the exons ATGCAGCTTCTGGTGAGAGTGCCCTCTCTTCCGGAGCGGGGCGAGTTGGACTGCAATATCTGCTACCGTCCCTTCAACCTCGGGAGCCGCGCGCCCCGTCGTCTGACCGGCACGGCGCGCGCCCGCTGCGGCCACACACTCTGCACCGCCTGCCTGCGCGAGCTGGCGGCGCGCGGAGACGGCGGCGGTGCGGCCGCGCGTGTGGTGCGCCTGCGTCGCGTGGTCACGTGTCCCTTCTGTCGCGCGATCTCCCCTCTCCCGCGTGGTGGGGTCACAGAGGTCGCTCTTGACCCGGGCGTGTGGGCACAATTGGAGGAAAAAGCACGGACTGAACGCGAACGAGATGAGGCGGGGTGTCCGGTTAAGGAAAGCGGCGATGCTGATGGCGAGGCTGATGATGAGGAACAGGAGTGCGAGAAGGGGGCGGGACCTAGAAGTGCGGGGTGGCGCGCGTTTCGGCGGCTCTGGGACAGGGTCCTGGCGCCCGCGCGCCGCTGGCGGCGTCCGCTGCCTAGCAACG TGCTCTACTGTCCAGAGATCAAAGACATTGCCCACATGACCCGCTACACGCTGTAA